A portion of the Salvelinus alpinus chromosome 33, SLU_Salpinus.1, whole genome shotgun sequence genome contains these proteins:
- the LOC139563135 gene encoding neuronal acetylcholine receptor subunit beta-4-like: MTRTLTLLAFLFTFIKCASCADSEERLMNCLLGKDRYNKLIRPAVNRTERVTVKLQVSLAQLISVNEREQIMTTNVWLTQHWDDYRLSWDPSQYDGIDKLRIPSRHIWLPDIVLYNNADGTYEVTVFTNAIVQFNGSIFWLPPAIYKSACKIEVKHFPFDQQNCTLKFRSWTYDHTELDLVLKSGVASMDDFTPSGEWDILALPGRRTVNPLDPTYVDLTYDFIIKRKPLFYTINLIIPCVLITSLAILVFYLPSDCGEKMTLCISVLLALTVFLLLISKIVPPTSLDVPLIGKYLMFTMVLVTFSIITSVCVLNVHHRSPSTHTMPSWVKVVFLNKLPHLLFMRRPKNNSAHQRLRQQRQLRARRSILADLGYPATTMSKTATAAAMSSSSASAFSSPGHFYNKVTAPLGYTHTFRKGEARSTEFLPNSFPSSQDLRQRGSPDWGGDVQEAVDGVRFVADHMMGDDDNQNVIEDWKYVAMVVDRMFLWIFIIVCVTGTLGLFLQPLFQHSIVPIQQPSSDTPRT; the protein is encoded by the exons ATGACACGGACTCTCACTCTCCTCGCTTTCCTTTTCACTTTTATTAAAT GTGCCAGTTGTGCGGACTCAGAGGAGCGTCTGATGAACTGTCTGCTGGGAAAGGATCGCTACAACAAGCTGATCCGCCCAGCTGTGAACAGGACAGAGCGGGTCACTGTCAAACTACAGGTGTCCCTGGCCCAACTCATCAGTGTG aatgagagagagcagaTTATGACCACCAATGTTTGGCTCACACAG CACTGGGATGACTACAGGCTATCATGGGACCCTTCTCAATATGATGGCATTGACAAGCTACGTATTCCTTCCAGACACATCTGGCTACCTGATATTGTGCTCTATAACAA TGCGGATGGAACCTATGAGGTAACAGTCTTCACCAATGCCATTGTCCAGTTCAACGGCAGCATCTTCTGGCTCCCTCCGGCCATCTATAAGAGTGCCTGCAAGATCGAGGTCAAGCACTTCCCCTTTGACCAGCAGAACTGCACGCTCAAGTTCCGGTCATGGACCTATGACCACACCGAGCTCGATTTGGTCCTGAAGTCAGGGGTGGCCAGCATGGACGACTTCACTCCCAGTGGGGAATGGGACATCTTGGCCCTGCCGGGCAGGCGAACGGTTAACCCTCTGGATCCTACCTACGTGGACCTCACCTATGACTTCATCATCAAGAGGAAGCCGCTGTTCTACACCATCAACCTAATCATCCCCTGTGTCCTCATCACTTCTCTGGCCATCCTGGTCTTCTACCTGCCGTCTGACTGTGGGGAGAAGATGACTCTGTGTATCTCAGTCCTCCTGGCCCTCACTGTGTTCCTCCTCCTGATCTCCAAGATCGTCCCTCCCACCTCGCTGGACGTGCCTCTGATCGGGAAGTACCTGATGTTCACCATGGTGCTGGTGACCTTCTCCATcatcaccagtgtgtgtgtgctcaacgTGCACCACCGCTCCCCCAGCACACACACCATGCCCTCCTGGGTCAAGGTAGTGTTCCTCAACAAGCTGCCCCATCTGCTCTTCATGAGACGCCCGAAGAATAACTCTGCCCACCAGCGGCTACGCCAGCAGAGACAACTCCGAGCTCGCAGATCCATCCTGGCGGACCTGGGCtaccctgccaccaccatgtccAAAACAGCCACCGCTGCCGCCATGTCTTCCTCCTCTGCCTCGGCCTTCTCCTCCCCGGGACACTTTTACAACAAAGTCACAGCTCCGCTGGGGTACACCCACACCTTCAGGAAGGGGGAGGCCCGCTCCACCGAGTTCCTGCCCAACAGCTTCCCCTCCTCCCAGGACCTCCGGCAGAGAGGCAGCCCAGACTGGGGGGGAGATGTTCAGGAGGCAGTGGACGGGGTCCGCTTCGTGGCTGATCACATGATGGGGGACGATGATAACCAGAAT GTGATCGAGGACTGGAAGTATGTGGCAATGGTGGTTGACCGTATGTTCCTGTGGATCTTTATAatagtgtgtgtgactggaacCCTGGGTCTCTTCCTGCAGCCTCTATTTCAGCATTCAATAGTCCCCATCCAGCAGCCCAGCTCAGACACACCCCGTACCTGA